Proteins from a single region of Fibrobacter sp. UWB5:
- a CDS encoding OmpA family protein yields the protein MKRFRFGILPVFSAVLCVNLYVAPAFARDLLPNRTHAVLTVTYTNDQDVPQVHKKLSFVGQNNPKNKLTVTTDSEGEVTFHIPREDTYTIYCESVTGPFECGTTPYVSPTASTGGLTVVFDDTRVELTGVNFKAGSAELEPESMAILDKAVAGILKNPDARIEIQGHTSSEGGEQFNQTLSEQRAYTVFLYMVEHGVDRGHLSASGYGSSQPKASNATEAGRKKNRRIELCVLNDNEVPVEYK from the coding sequence GTGAAACGGTTCCGTTTCGGCATTTTGCCCGTTTTTAGCGCTGTTTTGTGTGTAAATCTTTATGTCGCGCCCGCATTTGCACGCGATTTATTGCCCAACAGGACGCATGCTGTACTGACAGTGACTTACACCAACGACCAGGACGTGCCGCAGGTGCATAAAAAGCTTTCTTTCGTGGGCCAGAACAACCCCAAGAACAAGCTTACGGTCACGACCGATTCCGAAGGCGAAGTGACGTTCCATATTCCGCGCGAAGATACCTACACGATTTACTGCGAAAGCGTGACCGGTCCTTTTGAATGCGGTACGACTCCTTATGTTTCGCCCACGGCAAGCACGGGCGGCCTTACGGTGGTGTTCGACGACACGCGCGTGGAACTGACCGGCGTGAACTTCAAGGCGGGCAGTGCCGAACTGGAACCGGAATCCATGGCGATTCTGGACAAGGCCGTGGCCGGAATCTTGAAAAACCCGGATGCCCGTATCGAAATCCAAGGCCACACCAGCTCCGAAGGGGGCGAACAGTTTAACCAGACGCTTTCGGAACAGCGCGCTTACACGGTGTTCCTTTACATGGTCGAACATGGGGTAGACCGCGGGCACCTTTCGGCAAGCGGTTACGGTTCTAGCCAGCCTAAGGCTTCGAATGCGACCGAGGCCGGCCGCAAGAAAAACCGCCGCATCGAACTCTGCGTGCTGAACGACAACGAAGTCCCGGTGGAATATAAATAG
- a CDS encoding S1 RNA-binding domain-containing protein: protein MELGKYNRARVEEIMPQGYYLELETGGRVLLPGKKEEFSLQEGEVLDVFVYMDSEDRPIATLDKPYATVGEFAVLEVKDVNRVGAFLDWGLNKDLFLPYKQQLGELRRGDRCVVYILEDEKSNRIVATEKIKSFLDLDTSELHLGQKVQLAAYEVTRDHIDFLVDYRYTGRLMVTPNTPRIYIGDTMAGYIQRFTEDGKITLNLTPVGYKGIMKSESPAAIMQKLEEAGGFLPYGDHSDPEEIRREFGMSKKTFKKILGTLFREGKIILSDDGFRKN, encoded by the coding sequence ATGGAATTAGGCAAATACAATCGCGCCCGAGTAGAAGAAATCATGCCCCAGGGCTATTACCTGGAACTTGAAACCGGCGGCCGCGTGCTTCTCCCCGGCAAAAAAGAAGAATTCTCGCTCCAGGAAGGCGAAGTGCTAGACGTATTTGTCTACATGGATTCCGAAGACCGCCCCATCGCCACCCTCGACAAGCCCTATGCTACCGTCGGCGAATTCGCCGTGCTCGAAGTCAAGGACGTGAACCGCGTTGGCGCCTTCTTGGATTGGGGCCTGAACAAGGACCTGTTCCTCCCCTACAAGCAACAACTCGGCGAACTCAGGCGCGGCGACCGTTGCGTCGTCTACATTCTCGAAGACGAAAAGAGCAACCGCATCGTGGCTACCGAAAAAATCAAGAGCTTTCTGGACCTCGACACCTCGGAACTGCACCTGGGTCAAAAAGTCCAGCTCGCCGCCTACGAAGTCACCCGCGACCATATCGATTTCCTGGTGGACTACCGCTACACGGGCCGCCTCATGGTCACCCCCAATACGCCGCGCATTTACATCGGCGACACCATGGCGGGCTATATCCAGCGCTTTACCGAAGACGGCAAGATTACCTTGAACCTCACTCCCGTGGGCTACAAGGGAATCATGAAGAGCGAAAGCCCCGCCGCCATTATGCAAAAGCTCGAAGAAGCGGGCGGATTCCTGCCGTACGGCGACCACAGCGATCCTGAAGAGATCCGCCGCGAATTCGGCATGTCCAAGAAGACATTCAAGAAAATTCTGGGAACGCTTTTCCGCGAAGGAAAGATTATCCTTTCCGACGACGGTTTCCGTAAAAACTAG
- the radC gene encoding DNA repair protein RadC, which yields MNRNMMMLNDRTPPKYLPREKIEKFGAAALTNEELLALILGSGNQDCNVFELSRRLSDFLSNQTQVPSLAQIRAIRGLGKVKASQVLACLELSSRYILSDKSNPIQTPEDLLGRLSFLKYESQEHLVIVTLNSVNCVIRVHELTTGLVNKTPVHPREAFAKAIEDRAVSVVFAHNHPSGSLEPSQEDMAITRVLCAAGRVLQIPVLDHIIVGKGGLNSICRMDPGMFEKTFYPA from the coding sequence ATGAACCGTAACATGATGATGCTGAACGACAGAACTCCCCCCAAGTACTTGCCCCGCGAAAAGATTGAAAAATTCGGGGCGGCAGCCCTCACGAACGAGGAATTGCTGGCCCTGATTCTAGGGAGCGGGAACCAGGATTGCAATGTTTTTGAACTGTCGAGGCGCCTTTCGGACTTTCTTTCGAACCAGACCCAGGTGCCCTCGCTGGCCCAAATCCGTGCAATTCGGGGGCTTGGCAAGGTAAAGGCCTCGCAGGTGCTGGCCTGCCTGGAACTTTCGAGCCGCTACATTCTGAGCGATAAATCGAACCCAATCCAGACGCCCGAAGACCTCTTGGGCAGGCTTTCGTTCCTGAAATACGAATCGCAGGAGCACTTGGTGATTGTGACGCTCAATTCGGTCAATTGCGTGATTCGGGTCCATGAACTGACCACGGGCCTTGTCAACAAGACCCCGGTCCACCCCCGCGAAGCGTTCGCCAAGGCCATCGAAGACCGCGCCGTTTCGGTCGTTTTTGCCCATAATCACCCCTCGGGCTCGCTGGAACCCAGCCAAGAAGACATGGCGATAACCCGTGTGCTCTGTGCGGCGGGGCGAGTGCTCCAAATACCCGTCTTGGACCATATTATTGTGGGCAAAGGGGGGCTTAACAGCATCTGCCGCATGGACCCCGGGATGTTCGAAAAGACGTTTTACCCCGCGTAA